The region attttatatagaacctgatatttttttctgcgtacaataatgtaggctcaatacatcaaggatacgtagacgttcggatcgtcattttaggggttgaaaatgtccccgaagtaagttttgtttgaaaaaacttagtgttttttccatactttgaccaacgattgtcggtgtcaagactccgaaacctCAATATCTTATATaaaacctgatatttttttctgcgtacaataatgtaggctcaatacatcaaggatacgtagacgttcggatcgtcattttaggggttgaaaatgtccccaaagtaagttttgtttgaaaaaacttagtgttttttccatactttgaccaacgattagtcgtgtgtcaagactccgaaacgtcaatatcttatatagaacctgatatttttttctgcataCAATAATATAGGCTCAATACAttaaggatacgtaaacgttcggatcgtcattttaggggtttaaaaggtgcccgaagtaagttttgtttaaaaaaacttagtgttttttccatactttgaccaacgattagtcatgtgtcaagactccgaatcgtcaatattttatatagaacctgatatttttttctgcgtaaaataatgtaggctcaatacatcaaggatacgtagacgttcggatcgtcattttaggggttgaaaaggtgcccgaagtaagttttgtttgaaaaaacttagtgttttttccatactttgaccaacgattagtcgtgtgtcaagactccgaaacgtcaatatcttatatagaacctgatattttttctgcgtacaataatgtaggctcaatacatcaaggatacgtagacgttcagatagtcattttaggggttgaaaatgtatccgaagtaagttttgtttggaaaatttagggtgtttcggagtcttgacacacgactaatcgttagtcaaagtatgaaaaaaacactaagtattgcaaaaaaaaaaaaaaaacctcagaTATTGCGTTGTGCCAATAATGCGGGGGAGTGTGTTTACGGGTTGACTAATTccatgtacatatttaattattaattaatcttAGTATCTAGTATTTAATTTAGGTGTAATTATTTTCCTTGGTTACTTATGTAGTGGGAGGGTTGTGGGGGTCATTATCAAAGTTGTTTGCAATTGTGGGACAATGCtcattcacgcacaaattttgtgcgtgaaaggccaaactACTTATTCTCgcagtttggttcaactttttttttttgtgttagtttggttcaactttttttttgtcttacaaAAGTCGCGAATTCCTGATTAACGCCATCTGTCCACGTTATTGttatttaaaggcttaaattgcttctctctctttctttgacTTTCATGGAATCACTTGCTTCCTGGTTCTACAGAGAAATGAAGAAGTATAATTGCAGTATTTGTTTGCTTTCCTTGTAACGCTGCAACGAAATATTGAAGTTCAATCTTCCCTTTTTGCCCTAAGCTCATTttcaatgttaaaaaaaaattatcctaaaATATACTTGCTCTGCTCACTGAACAATATTATCTGCTTCTCTATTAACTTTTTCCCTCTTCGATAGCATTCTTCAACATCAAAATTGGTGAACACAAAACATGTAGATGAATTCCAAGAATTCGATGGAGATGATAGTTACCCGAATTGAGGTTTATTTAACAGTCATGAAAATTTGTAGTGAGTGAAAATAGTTTAGCGAGGTGGGTAACAATGGATATTCAAGTGAGCATGAAAGTGAAAGAAAGATAATGAAGCAATCTAAGCCTTTGACATATAAACATGGACAGGTGGCATTAATCGGGCACTCCATTGAAATTATTGGAGGATCAATTAGTGGAGGTGGTCCTTACCCGAAAAAGATATTTTCATAGCGTTTGATTAGGCAAAACTCACAGCTTCATCCACAagacccaaaaaaagaaaagacaaatgAGAGAAACTTCCGGGCAGCCTTAGTAATCACGTCATTACATTGACAAAACATCGAACTAACAAAATTAAAATCGagataataatttttatttttatttttatagctTCATCAAATGTTGTAACACAATAATAGATGaaaacaacattatcttcatgaTTTATCATGCCAAATCATCGAAAAAGGAATTAGTTGCCGGAGAATACCAATAAGATTCTTCAGCCTTTGATTTTTGTGTCTTGAAACCCAAAACACACGAATTTCATAGCAGATTGACTCCCTCATTTCTAATAACGGGATATTAGcaaaaactaaatattttatttttacagaAAATAACTTCAACTAAAATATCTTAAAATATGTCTATATCAAAAGAAGATTAAGAACATACAAGCAAACTCTCACTGAAACTGAATATTTtcaaatgacaaaaaaaaaaaaaatactcataTGAGAAGCATGCTCTCGAAAGCATTTAGGTGGTAGTTGTAGGCGGATTCACAAACATGGAGTTTAAAGCGGTTTCACAAACTAGAGGAACGTTtgtgagagagagaaaatatgcATAGGATGCAAGCACATGCAAGCACAATGTAAAAGGAGGTACTCTATTCTTAGGGTAGTTCAGAAGTAGTCTGTCATTAGTTTCTTCTCCAAGTCAAGAATTAGCATAATACATCAATTAGTAAATTAAACTAAGCCTCAACACAGACTACAAAATCCCCTTCTCCTCTTTTCTCTCATGCAAAAGTTAAAAagttaattaagaaaataaataaccaAATTTTAACCTTTAAGTGGAATTTCCCCCATTTTTATAACTAATGTTTAATTGGTATATTCCAATGTTGTACCAAAGTATTGTCCAAAAACTTCATCTGCAAACTATACTATTTCCAAGGATGTAGACTCAACCGTTGTACTCAAAGGAGAATTTAAGAAGGGCTTTGTTGCAGGTAGATCCAAAGTGGGCATTGGCGATCCTTCTGATCCTGACGGAGAACAGATGAACGGTTTTGGTGGGATTTCCAAGGCCTCCATATCACCTTCTAACATTTCAATTACCTTGCCGATAGCTGGCCTTTGCGAGGGGTTAGTCTGAATGCACCACAAACCCACTAATGTCATTTTTTTGGCAATCAGTTCTTCTTCATTGGTCATCATGTCTCGTATATTTAGGTCTTTCTCTAGCAAAATTCGTTGATAAGCCCAACGTGGGAAATATATTTTACTGTGATGGCTTCTTTCAACACTGTAGTTCTTTCTTCCCCCGACCATTTCGAGAATCATCATTCCATAACTATAAACGTCAGACTTGTGTGACACTCCaccaaaatttctatagaacAACTCTGGAGCTATGTAACCGATAGTTCCTTGGGGTTCTAGTGTGGACGTTATGCTATCTTTTCGAGTACATAGTTTTGCTAAACCAAAATCAGATATCTTGGGACAAAAGTCCTCGTCCAAAAGAATATTGTGAGGCTTTATGTCAAAATGCAGAATTTGTGAGTTGCACCCTCTATGCAAATATTCCAGTCCTCGAGCTATCCCTAATGCAATTTTGTACAACATTTGCCATCCCAATTTAGAATCTTCGTCGTATATGTGTTTATCAAGAGATCCATTTGGCATGAACTCATAAATAAGAGCTTTTTCCCGACGATTCAAACAAAATCCCAGTAGAGTAACAATGTTGACATGAGAAGTTCGACTGATGCTTGCAACTTCGTTAATGAATTCTTCTCCATTCCCCTTGGTCTCTTTTAAGATCTTCACAGCAACAGGATGACCATTAAGGTTACCTCTGTAGACCCCTCCATAACcaccttctccaagtttctcttTAAAggattttgtcattttcttaacGTTTGAATAGCTATGTGCCATTGGAGCTAGTGATCCATACTGCCTCAAGTTGGCTCCAACATTATGATCTTCTCTTTCTGCCTTATTTGTTAATGAAACACAGGGGTCACATGATTTCTTATATCGGAAGCAGCATATCAAGCAGCACGTAACAGCTATTGCAGTTCCTATGGCTGATAATGCTACGATCAGATAATAGAAGAAAAGAAGGTATTTAGGCCACCAATTATTATATAAACCACTCAAGTACTcttgtttcattttatatggtGATGTTTGGTCGGATTCAAACATTTAGAAAGAGAGTGAGTATTAAAAAAATGTGATATTTACATGCCATTACATTTTTATAGTCTTAAGAGCACGTCCTGAAGAAAGAGAGTGATTGTGTTCGAATAGCAAAAGTACTAAAACTTGCATAATGTAATAATACAAGAACGAAAAACGCTATTTTTCctcaaagaaaaataagtttaaatttaatgagtttttaaatataaagtGATGTAATTCATTTCTTctgtataaaaaataaaagaatgtcATATAATGGGGAAGGAGTAGTAGTTACCTATTGAGAGCTTCACAGGTATGATTCGACCTGCAAAAGTTGTCATTGTACTCATTAAGAAGATCAGGAACAAGGAACATAATTAAGTTCATTGTATTCCCAAAAGATGTTTCTAAAAGAGGTGGACAAACTTCATG is a window of Lycium ferocissimum isolate CSIRO_LF1 chromosome 12, AGI_CSIRO_Lferr_CH_V1, whole genome shotgun sequence DNA encoding:
- the LOC132040089 gene encoding LEAF RUST 10 DISEASE-RESISTANCE LOCUS RECEPTOR-LIKE PROTEIN KINASE-like 2.5, translated to MFESDQTSPYKMKQEYLSGLYNNWWPKYLLFFYYLIVALSAIGTAIAVTCCLICCFRYKKSCDPCVSLTNKAEREDHNVGANLRQYGSLAPMAHSYSNVKKMTKSFKEKLGEGGYGGVYRGNLNGHPVAVKILKETKGNGEEFINEVASISRTSHVNIVTLLGFCLNRREKALIYEFMPNGSLDKHIYDEDSKLGWQMLYKIALGIARGLEYLHRGCNSQILHFDIKPHNILLDEDFCPKISDFGLAKLCTRKDSITSTLEPQGTIGYIAPELFYRNFGGVSHKSDVYSYGMMILEMVGGRKNYSVERSHHSKIYFPRWAYQRILLEKDLNIRDMMTNEEELIAKKMTLVGLWCIQTNPSQRPAIGKVIEMLEGDMEALEIPPKPFICSPSGSEGSPMPTLDLPATKPFLNSPLSTTVESTSLEIV